The DNA sequence CCCTGTTCTTGTGGAGAGCATGATTTAAATTCTTTTCCGATAGCTGAGGTTCGGTGTGCCTTGTTTGTTATTTTCATGCAAGCTTTCACGGATGAACATTTCAGCTGGGATGTATGGCTACACACACTGTTAGGGAGTCACGTGGGCACCACCTACACCATTTCTATCAGGACAAAATCGACGTTAAACCACAGGCATTTTTACAGCTTCAATATGATTTGTTCGTTGTGGTGCCCAGGTCAATGTCCTATAAAGTTGCAGTACTTCTTGTAATCATCAACAGCTGTTCGTGCGTCAGCATAATTATCTGCTTAATGCCCCAAGGTTGAAAAGAAATCAAAACATGCGTGTCTGCATACCGTAGCGTTATCTAAGGTCATTGAAGTGGGATATATAGCCCATACGATCAGCAAAACGGCGGATATATATCTTATATTACCCTCCTCTCGGGTTAACGACATGTCGCTCTGTTCTCTCGTCTTATCTCGCGCCTGCAGTCACATGACCCCGAGATAAAGCACGTCTGGCGAGATGTGCACGCGGAGAGCACGTGTTCACACTGCAGGTGGTAAATCGGCAGTTTCAAATGACGCCGTGGACGCGAGGAGCGACGAGAAGAAGGAACGTCTTGATCAAGTCAAACTGAACACAATTAGaattaaaaaacccaagaaaggtcagttgttggaacgttgttattgacaaaattacattacaatcacaaatatatcgacccaacggtctctTTTGGATTTGAACACAATTAGGCCTATTCTTACTAATGTATACGATACAAGCTAAAGGAATTGGGTGTATCGATCATTGGGTGTATCGATCATTGGGTGTATCGATCATTGGGTGTATCGATCATTGGGTGTATCGATCATTGGGTGTATCGATCATTGGGTGTATCGATCATTGGGTGTATCGATCATTGGGTGTATCGATCATTGGGTGTatcgactgctgctgtctcacttcggctacgccgtcgtgagacatctacagtctcgtgtgcaaaaaaacctctctgtcacacgactaactcgtaatagcgggtaatataATATAATGTGATTTTATATCTCGAAAATAATAATTATCCGCTATTGGCTGCCGGAAAATATTGTTTCTTTTTGCTAATGTGTCTAGTATCATATGCTTCAACAGTCAGCATGTTAGAAATAAGCTTATTTAGTACAGGCTTTTTTCAACCAACCACGTGACATTCGTTTCGTACCATATAAGGAAGTGCTAAATCACAAATGTTGCGTACACGTCATTTCCGGTTGACGGTGAAACGAAgttcacaccaaaaacacaaacgactttcgttgatttgggcgattctacgaatctactttcgttgactttgtaatcatgttttggttattttagACGAGTAAGAAACATGGCTCTAAGGCCGATTTTAAGGCACGAGGGTACTCCCGAGCAAATTTGGTTTCACTTGAGTCTTGACAGACAAATGCATATAGTTTCTGAAACAACTTTTCTTGGTACTCAAAAGTGGCAGCAGCTATACGCAATTTTCAGGCAAAGTGGCCCAgtttttttgaaaaatgcacttcagaaaaaaacactttgttGCAAAAATCAGTAATATCCGCTTAACCGCAGGCAGCGGAGTAACTATTTATGAGTGAACTATCAAGTAATTGgaaggtgttaaacagcaaGTAAAAAGAgtgtttgcgtgcaacacacacacacacacacacacacacacacacacacacacacacacacacacacacacacacacacacacacacacacacaagtagaaATACCATAACTTTTTGTTTCTCAATTTAtttggttaaaaacacgacacgGCAAGCAACTTTCAGAAAAGCTAAATATCAGCAATTGCTGCAAGATCATTAGAACCTGAAACAGAAGATAATAAGATGTTAGAAACAATATagtaaaaagcaacaactatccatcaatcagtcagtcaatgaGTGAATCAAACAATTAGTCAGTCAATCagataatcaatcaatcactcaatcaatccatcaatcaacaaACCAATCCACCAGCCAacccatcaatcaatcaatagatcaataaataaattaaataatcaatcaatcagtcattcgagaaagaagaagaagaagaagaagaagaagaagaagaagaagaacaagaacaagaacaagaacaagaacaagaacaagaacaagaacaagaaagaagaagaacaagaaaaatcttcgcgcccccccccccccccccccaccccccaaagtGACACCCTTCAAACACTTTTAGCACGCCGAACCTACCTGATGGTTTCAACCGTAGAAACCGCCGTAGCCTCCGAATCCCAGACCAAGACCTCCCTTTCCGAAGCCCAGTCCGTAGCCACCCAGTCCGTAGCCGCCCAGTCCATAACCGCCCAGTCCGTAACCGCCCAGTCCGTAGCCGCCCAGTCCGTAACCGCCGCCCAGTCCGTAACCCAGTCCCAGTCTGAAGCCACCACCCAGTCCGTAACCCAGGCCCAGTCCGAAGCCGCCGTACCCACCGGCAGAGGCAGATGCCACCATGGCGACCAGGAGAGCGACGATTGCTACCTTGTACATGGTTGGAGCTGCAACGTCAACATAGTTGGTACAAGGGGGCAAATCAGAGAGGACAACTTGAGAAGGCCTTCTTTGTgaaatcttttttttccccacacAAATCTAAAAGCAATtaagactgccaacgtttcaaaaatctgaattaaaaaataagaaaagaacaaaaaagacacTACCTTGCTTGTTTTCTTATTCTATTTTTTCCGACGTAATCCGCAACTGGCGAACTGCTTAAGACTATATTTTATTTAGCCCTTGgaggacttcgcgaagactttgcCAAGTTGTTTTACCAAAAgttcagtaccaaagcttcgtgcagccattGAAGTGaaacagacttcgcgaagtagaCTTCTCCCAATTATTGGAGATTGTCCGTTTAAAACTCAAGACTAAATTAACAAGGTTAGTTGTTGGACATTGAAATCAAAAGCGAAAGGCAACATTTAGATGTTTTGTGCATGCTATcattgtttcgttttgtttatgACTAAGCATACCGATAACTCACTTTGCTTTTTGGTTTCTTATATTCCAGAATGTTCAAACATGGTCGTCTTAGCTCTCAGTGGTTAATAACAGGTTTTCTCATATTTTAGAAGTCATGAAAAAAGAAGTAGTGTATTTATCAAATGAATTACTCGTGTGTGTTGTTTAGATTGTCGGTGGGAGGCTTTTTTCTGATTTGAAATGATGTCAGTTTTAATTAAAACTACATTTTCTTCATTGATTGAGGAcgtgaataaaacaaaagaagaactgTATCGAAAACAGTTTCGGTCCCAACGGAAGATTGCTGTGTTTTCGATTTTCTTAGGGTTTTGAGCGTCTTCAAAAAAAAATAGTCAGATCACCCCCCCGAAAAGTTGCAGTTTTGTCAGGATGTAGTCTGAGATCAAATAAACTAACATACGTAACATATTGTGACACCACTACAGATTTAATGACATACGTAACATATTGTGACACCACTACAGATTTAATGACATACGTAACATATTGTGACACCACTACAGATTTAATGACATACGTAACATATTGTGACACCACTACAGATTTAATGACATACGTAACATATTGTGACACCACTACAGATTTAATGACATACGTAACATATTGTGACACCACTACAGATTTAATGACATACGTAACATATTGTGACACCACTACAGATTTAATGACATACGTAACATATTGTGACACCACTACAGATTTAATGACATACGTAACATATTGTGACACCACTACAGATTTAATGACATACGTAACATATTGTGACACCACTACAGATTTAATGACATACGTAACATATTGTGACACCACTACAGATTTAATGACATACGACACCGAGatatgcacagcctggcggtgaccttacaaTTGATTTTCTTCTGCTAATATGACGAAGTCACCAAGACAGACTTAATTCTTTTTTGAAATACTTTGTCAGTTCCTGGGAGATGTGACACAATGTTTAACGTGACGTCATGCTTCGCATTATGAcgttttctctaccttttttcaCAGATAACGTCAGAGATGTCACTTTGGAACACAGGCTAAAGAAGAGAAGTCTTGgtttaatcttcttcttcttcttcttcgttcatgggcttagactcccacgttcactcatgtttttagcacgagtggatgtttacgtgtatgaccgtttttatcccgccattcaggcagcatacgccgatttcgagggaggcatgctgggtattttcgtgtttctataacccaccaaactctgacatggattacatgatcttttccgtgcgcacttggtcttgtgcttgcgtgcacacacgaagggggttaagtcactagcaggtctgcacataagttgacctgggagatcggaaaaatctccaatcTTAACCCACCGGGCGGcggcgaccgggattcgaactcacgacctcccgattaggaggccgacgtcttaccaccaggccaatgCGCCCGTCTGGTTTAATCGGTCGACGTCGTttgtcatcaagacaagattgTCTGGAATATTATATAACCTTCCAAGAGGGGTGGATCACTGTATCCGAAGTGATTTCCGTTCTGCTTCTGAGACCAAAATGTCATCGGAGCTAAGAAGATTTCAAAACGAATCGCTGACTGTATTTCGGAAATTTTGTTCCTCGTTGAAGTTGTTTTTAGGTTCGAATAAAGGTGTTTTGACTAAATTGCGAGTGATTCTAAAAGACTTCTTACTCGCTTtaaaatacaacattttcaGAATGTAAGATGTTTTTAAAAAGTGGAGCAACCTATTTATGGAAAGACTGCCTGGCCCTATCTCTTTCCTTAATCGTACATAGTCTAAAACTCCCAACACtaagaaagaagagaaatcaATATCTCTCAAGAATGTTGACCCGTTCACAGTTAAAGGAGAACTTGTTTCTTCAGATTGTAGCGTCAGTGAAAAAGTCCAGCTACCTGTGTATCTCAAGAATGTCTTACCTGTAGAGAGGTTGAGGTTGCTTTGGCAAAGATGCGGCTAGGCTGGGGGGCTGTTGAGACGACTTCAAACGATGGAGAGTAGAAGTGACGATCACCAGAGTAGCTCCCCCTTTTATACTGGACACAAGTCGTCCCAGCTTCCGGGTCCGGCGTCAGCCGTGTTACGTCACTGCTCCGAGGATGTTCACGGGGTCGTAACCGTTAACGTCTTTCTGAAACATGAGATAGGTGTGTCGAAGGTAGAGGtaggggggagagggaaggtggtggtggtgggggggggggggggggggggggtggtgagaGGGACGACTGGAGAGGAGCGGGGAGTTATGACGGCTTACCAGCGCCAAAACCCTTGGGTTACTATTTTAACGTGAACATTTTAGTTATCATTTGTTATGTTTATTTTACAGCGAGATTGCTAAGCAAACGAGTGAATCACTTATTTTTGGCATATGTCGCCAACACTATAATCAAACTTGATTACCGGATAATCAGACATGAAGACCTGATAATTAAGCACGATCACTTGATATTTAAAATGTTCACGTGAAAATGAATAATGTTCAGTTCTTGATCAATTCCGGACGGATTGCTAGAGCAAACACTGAAAATTAAACACTACCTGAAGAAGAAAATAGTGATTTTTAGTGATATTTGTAATTTTCTCAAGCAAATTAAAATGTTCACTTCAAAGGTTTAATTGTTTGcgtttggcgctagtaagccgtcatagagaTAGGGTACAGGTAACATCTACCGCTACACGATGTGCGATGTTTCTGTAACTGCACCGGGGAGATACGTAGAAGGTGATTGATTGGCTGGTAGGTAGATTGATTGgtctttaaaggtactgaacttgtcaaatccaggtgcacggagcccctggggcttttagtcatacctcaggcagctatccgttagaagaactaccaagtttcattgacttgcacccaaaaagtcaagaactgcgatttttttacgaattaatttcgtactcggacccggctggtcttgacttatttttggatctaaatttagatcaggtagatcaccacattatgcacaaaaagacagtcactagcaaactatgtcagacgtcatcatgagtttgtgtaaaacaaaatggaggccggaatcactcagttgaatcgaactccgaccaaacaccacgtaataactaggttaatttatgcactcgcgtgaacaagaaactgtcgaccttcacagatgtcgtcgttgggtagttttgggtttgttttactaccataggaggatttttgaactgtaaatgcactcagctgcaacaaaaacacaaaacgaaggctgtgagctgcactgtgcctttaatacccAAGGACACTGAGATGACTCAGGGACAAGGATAGTCTTACAAACTGCCCTTGCTACGATTTAAACGTAAACACAAAACGTATGAGATGGGTTGGGTGGGATGAGGCCGGGATGGGGCAGAGGTAGCTTtgatccaagcggagcgcgggcggagcccgcgcgtagcgaggtagttttttttttcatctcccagcactgaacatttttttgccaagtggtgtctgtctgtgaacattgttctagaattcatcttttagcacaatattagcgacactgtttggacaattctattaaaattaggcgtacaaactgattttgtttcggggaatcctctcagaggatcagaattttcatataatatcatcggaagctgttacaacgggaaaatgtgaaacttttgtcactttttaacatggaatttcatctttgagcgtttcaagcggactttaataaaatagttatttgcgaattaagcagcggaagacactcaccggttcaacatgtgtatggtcattaaacctcaaaacatttcagtaagtggtttagacaaacacctcggaaatgtgagggtgactggtttgtagctgaagagtttttttctaaagtgtgttctaaatacaaatgacgtactggtaatgatgtaatgagttgttctaatcttgttcttggaactcttgctgttccaagcttgttcttagcaagtcttggtgacgagaacaaagactatcaatgaaatctttagaaataacctctgacaacgacgacgatgacgacgacgacgacgataacaacaacaacaacaaatgacatcgacgacgacgacgacaacaacaacaacaacaacaacaacaacaacaacaacaacaacaacaacaacaaaaacaacaacacgagaacaacaacaatcacgacaacgaacatgacaacaacaacaccaacaactacgacgacaactacaacgactgggttatgatgacatcaccaatgatttatcaaatgttcagtgtcaaggctgttaaaaaatcgttaaatcctatttcttcactgattcttatgaaattttaaaggtaggtttgttgtccccaacttattttcactccatacttttccagaagaaaaacataattttggcagttaaaaaccgttaaatttcaattcttcaccgatatttatgaaattttgtgggtaggttcgttgtccccaactgattttcactctatacttttccagaagaaagacataattttggcagttaaaaaacgttaaatttcaattcttcacctatctttatgaaatttagtgggtgggtccgttgtcccaaactgaattttaagacatacttttccagacaaaaaaccttatttttggcagttaaaaaccgttaaatctcaattcttcatcgatatttatgaaattttgtgggtaggttcgttgtccccaactgattttcactctatacttttccagaagaaagacataattttggcagttaaaaaacgttaaatttcaattcttcacctatctttatgaaatttagtgggtgggtccgttgtcccaaactgaattttaagacatacttttccagacaaaaaaaccttatttttggcagttaaaaaccgttaaatctcaattcttcatcgatatttatgaaatgttgtgggtaggttcgttgtccccaactgattttcactccatacttttccagaagaaaaacataattttggcagttaaaaaccgttacatttaaattttcacctatctttatgaaatttagtgggtgggtccgttgtcccaaactgaatttcaagacaaactattccagtcaaaaaaacttatttttggcagttaaaaaccgttaagtctcaattctacaccgatatttatgacattttgtgggtaggtttgttgtcagatttgacatgatggcagaattgaaagtgcgagatatcctgatgtttcacaatttatgctgcataattcagccccataggcgcttgaattttaggtggagttgggttttttttcagcccaaaccagtaacccccacatggttttcatgtccctttctgagagacttcaagaagtttcaatttgacgtcatgattagcctgccgcattagcaagtatgaaaacacgtcatcgatgacacattttaagacagagagagagagagagagagagagagagagagagagagagagagagagagagagagagagacagagagagagagagagagagagagagagagagagagagagagagagagagagagagagagagagagagagagagagagagagagaatcatgtacacacagatggacgacttcgcttggggtatgtcctgcccggcagtacacatctactttatccaagcggagcgcgggcggagcccgcgcgtagcgaagtagtttttggctcacgtaagtgtagcctatgcgatgataaactttgtctgtctgtgcgtgcgtgcgtgcgtgcgtgcgtgcgtatgtatgtatgtgtgtatgtctgtggtagaaactttaacatttccgagtctatggattacgtcagtctcggtcaaaagtgttcgacgtgtgtgatagaaactatttgaagacgtcacattatgacgtaagagggttagacgtcacgcaaaggaattactgaaagtctcggtcattgttattgtgagcgggccgagacttcttggcagatccagggtctcgctttcttgcatagtttcacctatgcttactgtgtgtgtgtgtgtgtgtgtgtgtgtgtgtgtgtgtgtgtgtgtgtgtgtgtgtgtgtgtgtgtgtgtgtgtgtgtgtgtgtgtgtgtgtgtgtgtgtgtgtatgtgtgacggagtgattgagtttgtgttactgtttgtcgatttcttacgtgagccttgaaggcttcgcctcttgttttttttcatctcccagcactgaaattttttttgccaagtggtgtctgtctgtgaacattgttctagaattcatcttttagca is a window from the Littorina saxatilis isolate snail1 linkage group LG10, US_GU_Lsax_2.0, whole genome shotgun sequence genome containing:
- the LOC138979266 gene encoding acanthoscurrin-1-like, with protein sequence MYKVAIVALLVAMVASASAGGYGGFGLGLGYGLGGGFRLGLGYGLGGGYGLGGYGLGGYGLGGYGLGGYGLGGYGLGFGKGGLGLGFGGYGGFYG